ATGGGCAAACGCGGCTATACCCGGGAGCAGGTCATTGAATCCCTGAACCGGCGGACCGAGGTCTCCACCCGATACATCCGTCCCCAGCGCCAATACGCGGACATCGTCTGCTCGTTTTACCGGCCGGAAGGCTATGAGGAGGAGGCCGGAGGCCACCTGAGCAACAAGTTGATTTTACGGCCCATCATCCAACACCCGGATTTCTCCGAATTCATCGACGAGCGCCCGGAGATCAAGGAGCGGTGCCTTTCCTTCAACCTGAGCCGCGACTGCGGCCAACCAGTTGACATTCTTGAAATTACCTGGAAGATTAAACAGATCACCGCCGAGACTCTGATGTCCATCATCATGGACTACCTCCCCGGGGCGGACGGGCTGACCACGGAAGGCATCGGCGAGTACTTCGACGGTCAGAGCACGCAGATCAGTTACCCCCTGGCCATTACCCAACTGTTGACCAGCTACCACTTGTACAAAGTCAAGATGAATCTTTAGCCCTCCAGGAGACGTGTCATGTCACGCGATTATCCGTTCATTCTCACACCGTCGTTATTATCCTCGGACTTCAGTCGGATCGGCGACGAGCTGGCCGCTTTGGAGCAGGCGGGCCTGGAGTGGGTCCACTGGGACGTCATGGACGGGGCCTTTGTTCCGAACATTACCTTCGGCCCCCCCGTGATCAAGGCCTGTCGACAAAAGAGCAAACTGTTCTTTGATGTCCACCTGATGATCGAACAGCCGGACCGGTATCTGGGCGACTTCGTGAATGCCGGGGCCAATCTGCTCTGCGTCCATGCCGAGGCCTGCACGCATCTGGAGCGAACCGTCTCCGAAATCACCCGGCTGGGCGCAAAGTGCGGTGTGGCCCTGAACCCGCATACCCCGCTGGATATGGTGGAATACCTGCTGCCACAACTGGACATGGTCCTGATCATGAGCGTGAATCCGGGTTTTGGCGGACAGAAGTTCATCCCTTTTACCAAGGGCAAAATGCAACGCCTGCGGGCCATGATCCAGGAGCAGGGAGGAACCACGCACATTCAGGTGGATGGTGGAGTTACGCCGGAAAACATCCGCGACCTGGCCGACCACGGCGCGAATGTCTTT
The nucleotide sequence above comes from Desulfonatronum sp. SC1. Encoded proteins:
- a CDS encoding phosphoribulokinase; this translates as MCSDDYHRYNRCERKEKNISALHPDCNYIDIMQSHFYQLRRGEAILKPNYNHCTGDFDAPTYIAPKEFVIVEGLLGFSTKKMRDAFDVKIYLDPEEELRIIWKIKRDMGKRGYTREQVIESLNRRTEVSTRYIRPQRQYADIVCSFYRPEGYEEEAGGHLSNKLILRPIIQHPDFSEFIDERPEIKERCLSFNLSRDCGQPVDILEITWKIKQITAETLMSIIMDYLPGADGLTTEGIGEYFDGQSTQISYPLAITQLLTSYHLYKVKMNL
- the rpe gene encoding ribulose-phosphate 3-epimerase produces the protein MSRDYPFILTPSLLSSDFSRIGDELAALEQAGLEWVHWDVMDGAFVPNITFGPPVIKACRQKSKLFFDVHLMIEQPDRYLGDFVNAGANLLCVHAEACTHLERTVSEITRLGAKCGVALNPHTPLDMVEYLLPQLDMVLIMSVNPGFGGQKFIPFTKGKMQRLRAMIQEQGGTTHIQVDGGVTPENIRDLADHGANVFVSGSAFFGFPPYAQRYRTFMDALDH